The Candidatus Eremiobacteraceae bacterium region TGCGCGATGTACTCTTTGAGCATGTCGGCTTGCAGCGTGCCGCCGAGCTTCTCTTGCGGAACGCCGCTCGCTTCAGCCGCGGCGATGTACATGGCGAGCGCGACCGGCGCGGTGCAGTTGATGGTCATCGACGTGGTGATCTTGCCGAGGTCGATGCCTTCGAACAGATCGGTCATGTCTTGCAGCGTGGCGATGGCGACGCCGCATTTGCCGACTTCGCCCAGCGCGCGCGGGTGATCGGAATCGTAGCCCATCAGCGCCGGCATGTCGAACGCCACAGAGAGTCCGGTCTGGCCCTGCGCGAGCAAGAACTTATAGCGTTCGTTGGTCTGCTTAGCGGTGCCGAAGCCCGCGAACTGGCGCATGGTCCACAGCCGGCCGCGATAGCCGGTCGGGTGCAAGCCCCGCGTGTACGGATATTGGCCCGGATAGCTCAAGTCGCGATCGTAGTCGATGCCGGCCAGATCTTCGGGCCCGTACATCGGCTTGAGCGGGTAGTTGGAAATCGTCCGGTCGTTTGCGCCTGGGAGCTTCTTGCCCGTCTCGAACTGAGCTCGCCAAACCGCCTTCGACGCGGTCTCCGTCTGCCCGGCGGGAGACTTGCCGTCCACGGTCTTTGCCACGAATATGCTTCCTCTAGAACGGGTCGGCAATGGCCTACCCTATTGCCGGGACGATTTTCGCGCCGAAGCGCGGACTGGCCTGCGGTTGTCGCGAAGGCAACGCCCGGACGGCGATGGCCGCCGGTCATCCGGCCGCACGCTTATCGGAGACGGTCGATGTTGTTTCGTGAGATTTACGAAGAGGGCTTGGCGCAAGCCTCGTATGTGGTCGGGTGTCCTGAGAGCGGCGAAGCATTCGTCGTAGATCCGCGCCGCGACATCCGCACCTATCTCGATCTTGCCGAGCGCGAAGGCCTGCGCATCGTCGCGGTCACGGAAACGCACATCCATGCCGACTATCTCTCGGGCGCCCGCGAGTTAGCTGTAGCCACGGACGCGACGTTGTACCTTTCGGGATGCGGCGGTCCGGGCTGGGAATACGGCGGACTCGACGGCATAAAAAACCGGATCATCCGCGACGGTTTTCTGATGCAGATGGGCGGCGTGCGCATCCAAACGTTGCACACTCCCGGCCACACGCCCGAGCACCTATCGTTTTTGGTGTACGACGGCGCCGAGTCCATCGAGCCGATGCTCATGCTCAGCGGCGATTTTGTTTTCGTCGGCGATGTCGGGAGACCGGATCTTTTAGAGCAGGCGGCGGGCATCGTGGGATCCGCAGATGCCGGCGCGCGCGCGATGTACCACAGCTTGCGCGAGAAATTTCTGACGCTGCCCGATTTCGTGCAAGTGTGGCCCGGCCACGGTGCGGGTTCTGCGTGCGGGAAAGCGCTTGGCGCGGTACCCAGCACCACCGTCGGCTACGAGCGCCGCGTCTCGTGGTGGTCGCGGTACTTGCGCAACAACGACGAAGACGGTTTCGTGCGCGAATTGCTCGATGGCCAACCCGACGCGCCCACATATTTCGCGCGCATGAAGCACATGAATCGCGACGGCGTGCCGATCTTGCTCCATCTGCCCGAGCCGGTCGAAATGAACGCTGCGGCATTGCGCGCCGCGGTCGCCAACGGTGCGACGGTGATCGACACGCGCCCAATCGACGAGTTCGCCGAGTCGCACGTTGCCGGCGCCGTCAACGTGCCCGATGGCGACCGCTTTTCCACCTGGAGCGCTTGGGTCACCCGGCCCGACGCGGCCATCATTCTCGTTGCCAAGGCGGCGCGCGTCGACGATCTGGTGCGACGGCTCGTCCGTGTCGGACTCGACGATGTGATCGGATGGATTTCTCGCGACGCGCCGGGATTGTCGAACGTGAAGCTTGCCCGGGTGACCGTGGATCAAGCATGCGAGCTTTGGCGAGCCGGCGACGCGTCGATACTCGATGTGCGTAACGCCGGTGAATTTCGCCTCGAACACATTCCCGGCGCTACACAACTTTCGGCCGGCCGCGTCATGCTCATGATGGACGCCGTGCCGCGCGACCGAACCGTCGTGGTGCATTGCGAGACCGGCGCGCGTGCGAGCGTGGCCGCGAGTGCGCTCGCCGCCCACGGATTCGACAACGTGCGATGCATGATCGGCGGCGTGCACGAGTGGCAGCAGCACGGCTATCCGCTCGAGAGCGGCAAAGAGCCGGCGCCGACGACGTGACGCGCCGCGCTAAGCGCTAGCCAGTATGGGCTGGCGAGCAGCAGCGTTTGTATTTCGCGGCGCAGTCCGCAGCGCCGCCAAGGCTCGCGCCGTCCGCGAAAACGGCCGCAGAGGCGGACGCCCAAAAAGCAGCTCAGCATTGCGGAGCCGCTGACCGCGGTCTGCAATGCTGAGAGTTCGACATCTTCTCGTTTTGTCGAAGCGTCTACCGTCTACCGTCTTTTGTTGAACGGATTCTTGTATCGCAAGACCTTCGACAGATCGATGCCTCGAATAATGTTCTGACTGTGATAGGTTAGGCCCCACGAATCGATCGACGACAAGTCCGGGAAGATGCAAGCCTCAAGCGTCTGATCGACTGAATTCGGGTCGACCCATCCTCCGCCCGCGCCGGTCGTTCCGCCAAACTGATCGGAGCCACCGAGCAGCGTGCAATAGCACGATGCCGGATTGCCTTGGCAACTACCGGGCTGCACTTCGGCATAGTACGCAAGCGTCGCGAGAGTTGGTTGTTGCGTGTACAAGGTATCTAGAAGCAAGTGTATGCGCGATTTATCGGACTTCAACGTGAAGCGGCAGAAACTGCGCTCGCCGGCCAGTCGCAGCGGGTTGCTTCCATTTGTGCCGTACCACGCGGTGCGCGTCTCGACTTTGCCCCCGACTTGGATGCAGTATGCGGCGGCAGCGGCAGGATTGAAGTCGGGTGCGGGATTGGACAATACCTGAGCGGATACGGGCGCCTGCCCCGTGCCGACACCCGAAACCATCGCCGACACAACGATGGCAGTTGCAGCAATTGAAAACTTCATAGTAAATCTCCATACGTGAGGAACGGCGGATATGATTGGGCCTTAGTTCTTTGGTCGCGCGCGGAGCTCCCTCGCTTTTTCGCACGCCTGTCTAGTGCCACGGCACTAATCGCGCGCTAGGGTGCGCCTAAGCCTCCCGCGCTTTTGGTTTGCCCGCGTCGACCGCGCTCCAATCGATGCGCGCCGTCAATTGCATGGTGACGAAGAGCGTGAGAATCGAGCCGATCGTGATCGCCAAACCGCTGAAGCCTTCGTTGAACAGGGCCAGCGAGAACAGTATCAAGTAGAAGAACTGGGCGAGCGCGGCTTCGACCGCCGCGAACCGCAGCCCCACGACAACACGCAAGTAGGTCACCGTCAAGAACATGGAGACGATCGAGCAGATGAGGAACGCGATCCCGATGGAGATGCGGTCGACCGTGTACGCGAACAACAGATGGAAAGAGAAGAACGCCGCCGCCAAGAAGAAGTAATTCATGGGATGGAGGTCGATGCGGCGGATCGTGGTGAGGATGAACAGCACGAAGAAATAGAATAGCAACGACAGCGGCGCCCAAAACGTGATGCGCTGCGCCAGCGGACCCGGTTGCAACGGCTCGGGCATCACCATTCCGATGCCGTAGCCCGACACCAGGTTTCGGTAATTCCAGTTGAGCGCCCAACCGTCGGGGGTTTGGCGCTCCGCGGTCGGCGCGAGCGTCTCGGCTGGGAAGTCGATCATCCGGAAATTGATATGCATCACGAGCGCGAAGTTACGGACCGCATTCGTGCCCGAGCCGAATTGATACGACCAGCTGCTGACGCCTTGTGAATTGAACGAGACCGTCACTTCGCTCGTGCGGCCCTTCGGCACGAGAAACGTCGTCGATACCACGCTGCCGAGCGTCGAACTGGCAACTCGGCGGCCGTCGACCGTCACGCTCAAGTCGTCATAGACGGCCCCATCAGCCGGCAGCGTCAAGTTGAACGTCAGATGTTTCGAGCGACCGGGATTGGTGATCCGGTATGCACCGGCGTAGCCCACCCGATAGGTGTCGTACCACAGCAAGCCTTTGCGGCGCGGCTCGAGATCCAGATTGACCGCGATGCGGCTCGAATCGAGCGGAAGCGGTCGGGTAGCCCCTTTCACCAGATAGGTGAACTCGGGAGCGCACTGGCTTTGCACCGGTCCCCACATTGTGCCGACTTGCGCGGTTTGCGCGCTGTCCGACGCCTGCGTGCGGACGAGCAGCGTGCCGCCGAGAATCGACCAGGCGATCGTGGCCCCGGCAAGGATGAAGAAAATCGCGATGATGCGCTTGGTCATCAGGTTACTTTGCCCCACAAAGCTACTTTGTTTCTTACTTTGTACCACAAAGCTAAAGCCCGACGCAAGGCCCAAAGCAAACAGGACGCCGTTTCGGATCGACAGGCCCCCGACAAAGCCTATGAGAAACCGAAATCTCCGGCACGCGATACGATATCGGGGGTCTGATTTGTATGTCGCTTGAGCTCTGGAACGCGATCGGAACGGTTGGAACGTTTGTCGTCATCACCGCGACGGCGGTCGCGGCGATCATACAACTGCGCCACTTACAACGGAACAACCAACTCGCTGGGCTTCTTTCGGTTTTGGACTTGTTTCAGCAATCGCATGTGCACGAGCTGATAGACTACATCCGGCATGACCTTGCCGTGAAAATGGAAGACCCAAATTTCCGCGCTGGGCTGGCCACAATGCCGGTGGACCGGCGCGAGCATCCCGAACTTCATTTATGCGATCTCTACGAACAGGTCGGCTCATATGTGCGCGCCGGTCTCATCGATGAGGAGCTCTTCGTGCGGCCGCAATTCCAGAATATCATCTTGAATTGGCACATCTTGCAGCCCGTCATCATGATACTCCGCCGCGCCCGACCGGCACTATTCGCGAATTTCGAGTATCTCGCTGTGCGAGCTCAGTCGTGGCTGGATCGATTTCCCGCCGGCGACTATCCGAGCGGATTTCCGCACGCGCCCGGCGGCGACGTCTGGCTTAAGGCCGATACGCCTAAGCCACCGGCGGCCAACAATGCCTAACCCATGTCATGCTGACGCAATATTTTTCATAGCGCTGCGTGGAGCAGATCGCGCGCCGACGCGCGCATGAGCTGAGCTGCCTCTTCGCGTTTGACGCCGGCGATGTCGACAAGCCACACGAGCTGCTCGATGCCGAGCGTGGCCGCGATAGCCAAGACGAGCGTGCGGAATCGCTTCCGCGGGAGCACGGTTTTCAGTGGGGCAAGCGCGTCTTGCACCCACTCGATACGCCGGCCGGTGCGCAGGGCCAACGGATTTTTTTCGTCTCGTTCGTCTTCCAGCGAAATGCGCAACATCGCGCGAAGCGCGACTTCGTGCTGCAAGAGTAATCGCACGAGCGCCTGAGATGTCAGATCCAGGCGTTGGATCGGGTCGCTTGGGGGCGAGTCCGGCAGCAGCGATCGCATCGCGAGTTCGGGGTGCGCCGCCGACAAGAGTTCGCGTTGGTTCTGGAAGTAGCGGTAGGCGGTCGGGCGCGAGACGGCAGCGGCCGCCGCGGCCTGTTCCACCGACGGCGTGATCCCGCGAGACAAAAGTTCGCGTGCCGCATCCAACAAGGCTCGACGAGTGCGAGACTTCTGATTGGATCGCCCAGTTTGATCGTACGGTATTGACAATATCACGATGATACTCTAGTATCACGAGTATCACCTTTATGATACATGAGTCTCATAAAGGATCCAAAGTCGAGCGGCGTCACCGCTCTTGGGAGGAAGTTATGGAGTCAACCAGTTTCGCATCGGCCTCAACGCGCGCCGTTATCGTCGCTCTGTCCCTCTCGCTCGTCGCCGGCTGCGCCGCTTCGACCAGCGCCAATCGGCCCGAGCTGCGGCAGCAGGCGTGGAGCATCGCAACGGGCGGTTCAGATCAATTGGAGGCTATCCAAGCCCTCGACTACTATCCGCATTCAATCACGATCCATGCCGGCGACACCGTGACGTGGACCAATCCGACGACCATCCCGCATATGATCGCGATTCCGCAAGCCGGCCAATCGCCGCCGCCCGGACCGCCGAACCAAGCGCCCGTCGGTGGCAATGTTTTTGACAACAGCGCGTACATCAGTTCCGGCTTTCTCATGAACGGCAAGACGTATTCAGTGAAGTTCACGGCTCCCGGAAGCTATGCGTATTACTGCATGGTTCATCCGCCGGAGATGACCGGCGCGATCATAGTCCTGCCCGCCACATCGCCGCTGCCGGAGAATGCGGCGCAGTACGCGGCCGGGGCGCTTGCCGATCTCACCGACGATTTGCAAGCCGGCATCGCATCGCTCCAACTATTTCCGTTCGCGCCCGGCGGAACGCATCTGGCCGCGGGCATAGCACCCGGGTTACCCGGCGCGAAACCGTCTCAGTCCACGGTGTTGCGCTTTCTCGACGACACGACGACCAACGGAGATATCACGATCGCCGTCGGCACGACCCTCACGTGGACAAACGAATCAAATGACGTGCCGCACACGGTGACATTTCCGATCGAAGGTCAACAGCCGCCGGCCGGTCCGCCCGATATGCCGCCGTCCGGCGGACCGACGTACGATGGCACCGTGCTGACAAACTCCGGCGTCATGTCGCCTGCTGCGAACTACAGCCTTACATTCACCAAAGCGGGCACGTACAAGTACTACTGCTTGTTTCATGACGGTCCAACCGGCATGATCGGCACGGTCACTGTGCAATAAGCACGGCACAAGACTCACCCTCAGTAAAGGCCCGGCTGCAAAGCAGGGCCTTTCCCGCGTATAGTATTCGCAACGCCGTTCAGCGAGTGAACGTCGCGATCCAGTTCACTTCCCAGCTCTTGCCGCCATCATCGGAGAAGGCTTGTTCGAACCGGAACGATTTTGGTTTGATGTCCGAAAATACGAATCGGACAAAGATCGCGCGGCCATTGTATGGTTCCTGATCGAAGAATTCACCGCGCCCATCGTTGAACCCGCCGCTCATCGGTTGGCCCAGGGTACCGTCGTTGCTGCTCGCCCAACTGATGTTCCACCGATGCGATTGGGGGTTGTAGAGACGAAGGGTCAGGCCTTCCACATGACCCGCCGGACCATCGACCTCGAGTTCCCCCAGGTTGCCACGGCCGTTCCAAATCTTGCGCACCACGGAAGTGCCGTGATATTTTATCCAAGTCGTGGAGCCGGTTAGCGGGTGTTGCAGGCGCGACAGATCTGCTTTCCAACTGCCGAACTCGAAGTCGAAATCGTGTTGCCCATCGCGTTCCGACGCCGCAACCGGCTGCGCAGCGAATACTAAGCCGCACAGGACGAGAATCGCGAGAAAATATTTGCGTGCGATAGCCATTGTCGCCTCACTTCTCGACTGACGAGTTGTCGTTCGCGTAAAGATCGTCGACAAACCGGGGCGACATGCGCGTGAGCGCGACGCTGTACTCGGCGAGCATCGGCATCGCGATCGATTCCATCTCGGCCTTCCACTCCTCACCGTCGTAAAACGCGCTTATCATCCGGTCGCGCTCCTCGAGCGAAGGGAATGCGCGCAACCAGATGAACACGTCCGGATTCTCGAGATCGACGAGCGGACCGAGTATGCTCATGCCCTTCCGCCGCTGGGCGGGGACGGCTTTGTTTTCGAAGAAATCGAGGAACCGCTCGCGCTGGCCCTCCTTTATCTTATACGTGCGAACTTCGACAATCATGATGCCCTCGCTTCGGCGCAACCGTTCATGCAATCGTAGCCGACGGGCGTCCGCTTCACCAGAAGGTACGTGAAAGTAACTATGGCTACGGCGCGCCGGCAGAATCCCGTCAGCGATTGTCCGCTCACTGCGGCGCTCGCCGCGATGGGCGGCAAGTGGAAGCTTATCATAATCTATTGGCTTGCGGAATCGACTCGGCATTTCGCGGCGTTGCGCAAGCTCATGCCCGCTATTTCTCAGAAGGTACTGACCGAGCAGCTTCGCGAGTTGATCGCCGATGATATCGTCCGCCGACGACAAACGGGGCCGGCACCCGCGCCGGTCCGCTATTCCTTGACCGAGTACGGGCGCTCGATGCGGCCGCTCGTCGAGAACGTCCGCCGCTGGGGGCGAGGCCACATCGAGCATTTCGACAGCTAGGCGCGGCAGGCCACACCGAGGCTATTTATCGGGGGTCAAAAGCCTCAACCGTACTCAATCCGACTCGGCCCCGTCCGTCATTATTACCGCCGACGGCATAGAGGACGCCGTTGACGACTCCCGCCGCAAGATACACGCGGGCTGTTGTCATGGGTGTCTTGGTCACCCAGGTATTTGAAAAAGAATTGTATCCCTCGTTCACGTTGGAAGGTGGGCCATCTTCCGTACCGCCTACCGCGAAAAGTTTACCGTTGACGACTCCCGTTGCAAGAGCAGCACGTCGGGTCGGCAGATCTGCCTTAGCGGTCCACGAATTCGTCAAAGGGTCGAAGGCCTGCAGCGAATCGTGCGGAACGCCGTTTTCTACGCCGCCGACCGCGTAGAGGACACGGCCGATGACGCTTGCAGCGATATATTCGCGCGCTTTCGGCATCGATGCTTTGGTAGTCCAGGTATTCGTCGAAGGATCGTAAGCCTCAACCGTGTTCAAGACGCTATGTTTGGTTCTCTTGCCTCCGATCGCGTAGAGTTTTCCCCCAATCACGCCGACGGCCAAGCTATAACGTCGCGTTGGCATCGGTGCCTTTGTGGTCCAAGTGTCCGTCGCTGGATCGTATGCCTCAACGGCACTCAACGGACCACCGTTGAAGCCTCCGACGGCGTAGAGTATACCGTTCACGACGCCAGCGGCCAATGATTGGCGCGCTGTCGGCATGGGTGCCTTCGTGGTCCATGTATCCGTCGAAGGGTTGTAGGCCTCCAAAGTATTCAATTCGGTTGGATCGTCGAAACCGACGACCGCATAGAGAATTCCGTTGACGACGCCAACAGCAAGACCTAAGCGCCCCGTTGGCATGGGCGCCCTGGTCGTCCAAGTTCCGGTAGATTGCGGCATCTGGCGAATGCCGGCCGCGCCGGAATGAGGGACTAAAGCCGAGGTCGTGGCGCCCGAACATCCGGATGCGGCGGCGATTAACGCGCAAAGAGTCATCTTGTACGCGATGCCAAATCGTCTAGACATAATTTGCCCCCTCAAGGCTCCGATCTAATCCGTCGCAACGCGAAACTTTCGCGTCAATCACGGTGTGAACGCTTCAAGTGTATTTAACTGTCCGCCGGAATTCGCGCCGCCTACCGCGTAGATGGTGTGCCCGACGACGCGAGAAGCTAGCGCCCAGCGGGTGGTCGGCATCGCGACAGTAGTAGTCCAGACATTCGTTGCAGAATTGTAAACCTCAACGTCACGCCTACCGTTCGCGCTATTAATACCACCAATTGCATACAATTTAGAACCGAGAACGCTCGCAGCTAGACAGCACCGCTTCCGATGCATCGGGGTTTTAGTGGTCCAAGTGTTCGTCGCAGGATTGTAAGCCTCGACGGTTGTCAATGAGTAAGAGCCGCCCACAGCATAAAGTGTGCCATCGACAACCGCCACCGCCAGCCCATAGCGATGTGTTGGCATCGGGGCCTTGGTGGACCAGGAATCCGTGGAAGGATCGTAGGCCTCAACCGTGTTTAACCAGCCGTTGTTATTCTCGCCGCCGACCGCGTATAGTATGCCGTTGGCGATGCCCACGGCCAGGTAGCCTCGGTTCGTCGGCATCGGTGCCTTGGTGGTCCAAGAATTAGTCGCGGGATCGTACGCCTCAACCGTATTCACGAATAGTGTGTTCGGGCTGTTGCCACCCACAGCATACAGAATGTTGTTAATAACGCCGACAGCAAGTCCTTGAAGAGGTGTCGGCAAAGAAGCCTTGGTGGACCAAGTATCCGATGCGGGATCGTACGCCTCGACTGTGTTCAAAGACTGACCGCCGGGGTCTTGACCACCTACGGCATAGAGTATGCCGTTAATAGCGCCCGCGCCTAGCCAGGAGCGCGCCGTTGGCATCGACGCCTTGGTGGTCCAGCTACCGGCCAGTGGTGAAGCCTTTTGTGTGCTTTCCGCACCAGATCGATTGACCAAATTCGGGCTAGATGCACTCGAGCAGCCGGATGCAGCGGCAAATAACGCGGATAAAAGCATCGTGTAAACGACGGATGATTGTCGAAACATAAAATGACTCTCCAGGGTGATTGAAGGGGGCCAAGGCTTCTGGATAGTTGCGAACCCATCCCGCGGTTGACGAGTTACAGGCCCCAAACGGCGATGTCCCGTATCATGATGCGCGGATGCAGTCCCAACTTGACCCGAACCACCTCGATTGGTATACTTCTTGGGCAGTACCCTTCGCACCGGGCGGCGCCCCTAACAGGGCAGCCAGGCCGGTTCGAAAGACGAAGGCGACAGCCAGCAACCACTGGATTTGTCAACGAACCAATCGTCTTCAACGGGTAGCTTGCGCGAGCAGGCTCTTTTGTTTTTCTGCCGGCTGCGGCAGCGGACACACATTCTCAGGAGAAATCGCAGATTCAAAAAATCTCAAGTCCAACCCAAGCGGTGACATCCAATTAGTCGCCCGCTCCGCGTCAACGAACAAATCCGCATTCCCCAAGTCCGCGTCATCGCGGACGACGGCGCCCAACTCGGCATCATGACCACCCGCGATGCCCTGATGCTTGCCCGCGAACGGGGAGTCGACCTCATCGAAGTGTCGCCCACGGCCGTGCCGCCCGTCTGTCGCCTATCCGACTACGGCCGGCTGAAATACGAACAGGCGAAAAAAGATAAGGAGACGCGCAAGAAGTCGCACAGCATGGAGCTCAAGGAAGTCAAGCTCCGGCCGAAGATCGAGGAGCACGATTACCAGGTGAAGTTCCGCACCGCCGAGCGGCTCATCATGGGCGGCGATAAAGTCAAGGTCACGATCATGTTCCGCGGACGCGAAGTCACATATGCCCAGCACGGCAGACGGCTTCTCGAACGGGTTGCGACCGACTCGAACAAAGTCGCGATCGTCGAACGTGAAGCCCGGTTGGAAGGGCGCAACATGTTCATGATCCTGTCACCGCGACAAGAAGTGGTCGCCGCTGCGCAAGCCGCTCACGCGGCCAAACAACACCAGCCCGGAGCCGAGGCGCCGCACGCCGAGCCCGCGGGCGAACCGACTGAAAGTTAAGGATCGTCATGCCGAAGTTGAAGACCCACAAGGGTGCCGCAAAACGAGTCAAAGTAACCGGCACCGGCAAATTTATACGCGAGGCGCAGTTCTCGGGATGCAGCCACATCCTCACCAAGAAATCGCCCAAGCGCATCCGCAAATTCCGCAAGCAGCTCGTCGTAGATAAAACGGATACGCCGCGTTTGAAGCGCTTGCTGCCATATGCGGGCGGGAAGTAACATCCCGCCCAGACCGCATTTATTTATAACGAGGAGTTGACACACCATGTCACGCGTCAAACGTGGAATGATGTCGCTGAAGAAGCGGCGCAAAGTACTAAAGGCCGTCAAGGGCTTTCGCGGCGCTCGCGGCCGCAATTATAAGGCCGCCAACGAGGCGCTGCTGCACTCGCTGATCTACGCATTTCGCGACCGGCGCGTCCGCAAGCGCGATTTCCGCTCGCTGTGGATCACGCGCATCAACGCCGCGGCACGTCAAGAGGGCCTCACCTACAGCAGGCTCGTGAGCGGTCTCAAAAAAGAAGGCGTCAACATCAACCGCAAAGTGCTGGCCGATCTCGCCATCAACGATGCCGGCGCGTTTTCCAAGCTGCTGGCGCTGGCCAAGAAGCACGTGCCCAAGGTCGTCGCGGGGGCGTAATCGTTGGCCATCGGCGTCGCGGGCTTCCATCACCCGCTCGTCCGCGCGGCCAAGGCTCTGCAACAGAAAAAGCATCGCCGTACTGAGCGGTGCTTTCTCATTGAAGGGCCCAACGCCGTCGGCGCCGCGCTCGATGCCGGCGCGCAGTTTCGTCATCTTTTCTTCACCCGCGATCATGCCCCCGAGCCGGTTCAAGCGCTCGCGGAGCGGGCGGCTTCTAAGGAAATAGACGTCTATGAGGTCGACGCGCGCACCCTCGCCGCGCTGACGCACACGAGCACGCCGCAAGGAATCGTGGCAGTGGCCGGCTTCCTCGAACGGCCGATCGCCGAACTTTCAACGATCTCGCGCGAAGAAGAACCAGCTCTTATGTTGGTCCTCCACGACCTGGCGGATCCGGGCAACGCCGGCACGCTCGTCCGCTCCGCCGAAGCATTTGGGGCAAGCGCGGTCTGCTTCGGCCCCAATGCGGTCGAGCCGTACAACGACAAACTCGTGCGGGCAAGTGCCGGCGCGCTTTTCCGCGTCGCATTATTCACATACGGTTCATGGCCGGAATTCGCCGCGGCGGCACGTGATGCGAAGGTCTCAATCGTAGCGGCAGCCGCGGGTTCCGCCGATGTGCGCCAGGTCACGTGCGGCGCGCGCGTCGCGATTGTCATAGGTCACGAGCGGCACGGCTTGCGCGATATAAACGCGGCCGACATCGAACGAAGCGTCGGAATTCCCCAATCGGCACAAGCCGAATCGCTTAATGCGGGTGTCGCTGGTAGCATCGTCCTCTATGAAATCAGCCGATCCACTGGGGTCTTGGGCCTCATAATGCGAGAACGCGATACCGAAAAAAGTCAAGCCCCGTGAGGCCTTGAACGTCCCGCGCTCATATGCTATACTCGTATTCAAGCGGACTTGGAGCTAATGAGGAGGTCGACATAAACGATGCTTTCTCAAACGTTCTTCTGGACATTTTTCAAGACCACCGGTTCCGTACAAGCCTATCTGCTGTACAAGCACATGGCACCGCAGGCTTCGCACTAGATAGAGTTCGGTCGGCGTCGGGTCGGCCGCAAAAATACTTCTACACTTCTGGCCGCAGCAATGCGGCCGGTTTTATTACTCCACAACGAGGATAGTTCGTGAGCGATCAACTCGACGAACTCGTTCGAACCGTCCGCGAGCGGGCGGCCGCCGTCGCCACCGCGGCCGACCTAGAAGCGCTCCGCACCGAGATCCTCGGTCGCAAGGGCGGCGCCCTCTCGCGCGTCATGGCCGGGCTGGCGAAGATCCCAGCCGCCGAGCGTGCCGAGTTCGGCCGGCGGGCGAACGAAGCCAAACGCGCGCTCGAAGAAGCGCTCGGGGCCGCGCAAGCGCGCATCGAAGGCGCCGCGCTGCAGATCGATCTCTCGCGACAGTACGACACCACGTTTCCGGGCGCCGCGCCTCGCACCGGCAGCCGCCACGTTCTTCGCCGCACGCTCGAAGACGTCATCGACTTCTTCCGCAGCCGCGGCTTTGCCGTAGTCCTCGGCCCGGAAGTCGAGAGCGAATATCACGCGTTTGAAGCGGTCAACATCCCGGCCGACCATCCGGCGCGCGACAACATGGACACGTTCTATCTCCCCAGCGGCTCGCTGTTGCGGCCACACACATCGTCCATGCAAGTGCGCACCATGCTGAAGTATCCGCCGCCGGTGGCCGTGCTCGCGCCCGGACGCGTCTACCGCCGCGACGCGCTCGATGCCAGCCACTCGTTCATGTTCCACCAGATCGAAGGCTTGCACGTGGACCGGGGCATCACGTTCGCGCATCTGAAGGGCTTTGCAGCCGACCTGTGCCGGCATCTCTTCGGCGCCAGGCGG contains the following coding sequences:
- a CDS encoding methylmalonyl-CoA mutase family protein — encoded protein: MAKTVDGKSPAGQTETASKAVWRAQFETGKKLPGANDRTISNYPLKPMYGPEDLAGIDYDRDLSYPGQYPYTRGLHPTGYRGRLWTMRQFAGFGTAKQTNERYKFLLAQGQTGLSVAFDMPALMGYDSDHPRALGEVGKCGVAIATLQDMTDLFEGIDLGKITTSMTINCTAPVALAMYIAAAEASGVPQEKLGGTLQADMLKEYIA
- a CDS encoding rhodanese-like domain-containing protein, giving the protein MLFREIYEEGLAQASYVVGCPESGEAFVVDPRRDIRTYLDLAEREGLRIVAVTETHIHADYLSGARELAVATDATLYLSGCGGPGWEYGGLDGIKNRIIRDGFLMQMGGVRIQTLHTPGHTPEHLSFLVYDGAESIEPMLMLSGDFVFVGDVGRPDLLEQAAGIVGSADAGARAMYHSLREKFLTLPDFVQVWPGHGAGSACGKALGAVPSTTVGYERRVSWWSRYLRNNDEDGFVRELLDGQPDAPTYFARMKHMNRDGVPILLHLPEPVEMNAAALRAAVANGATVIDTRPIDEFAESHVAGAVNVPDGDRFSTWSAWVTRPDAAIILVAKAARVDDLVRRLVRVGLDDVIGWISRDAPGLSNVKLARVTVDQACELWRAGDASILDVRNAGEFRLEHIPGATQLSAGRVMLMMDAVPRDRTVVVHCETGARASVAASALAAHGFDNVRCMIGGVHEWQQHGYPLESGKEPAPTT
- a CDS encoding inner membrane CreD family protein, with the translated sequence MTKRIIAIFFILAGATIAWSILGGTLLVRTQASDSAQTAQVGTMWGPVQSQCAPEFTYLVKGATRPLPLDSSRIAVNLDLEPRRKGLLWYDTYRVGYAGAYRITNPGRSKHLTFNLTLPADGAVYDDLSVTVDGRRVASSTLGSVVSTTFLVPKGRTSEVTVSFNSQGVSSWSYQFGSGTNAVRNFALVMHINFRMIDFPAETLAPTAERQTPDGWALNWNYRNLVSGYGIGMVMPEPLQPGPLAQRITFWAPLSLLFYFFVLFILTTIRRIDLHPMNYFFLAAAFFSFHLLFAYTVDRISIGIAFLICSIVSMFLTVTYLRVVVGLRFAAVEAALAQFFYLILFSLALFNEGFSGLAITIGSILTLFVTMQLTARIDWSAVDAGKPKAREA
- a CDS encoding TetR family transcriptional regulator → MILSIPYDQTGRSNQKSRTRRALLDAARELLSRGITPSVEQAAAAAAVSRPTAYRYFQNQRELLSAAHPELAMRSLLPDSPPSDPIQRLDLTSQALVRLLLQHEVALRAMLRISLEDERDEKNPLALRTGRRIEWVQDALAPLKTVLPRKRFRTLVLAIAATLGIEQLVWLVDIAGVKREEAAQLMRASARDLLHAAL
- a CDS encoding plastocyanin/azurin family copper-binding protein, whose amino-acid sequence is MESTSFASASTRAVIVALSLSLVAGCAASTSANRPELRQQAWSIATGGSDQLEAIQALDYYPHSITIHAGDTVTWTNPTTIPHMIAIPQAGQSPPPGPPNQAPVGGNVFDNSAYISSGFLMNGKTYSVKFTAPGSYAYYCMVHPPEMTGAIIVLPATSPLPENAAQYAAGALADLTDDLQAGIASLQLFPFAPGGTHLAAGIAPGLPGAKPSQSTVLRFLDDTTTNGDITIAVGTTLTWTNESNDVPHTVTFPIEGQQPPAGPPDMPPSGGPTYDGTVLTNSGVMSPAANYSLTFTKAGTYKYYCLFHDGPTGMIGTVTVQ
- a CDS encoding NIPSNAP family protein; this encodes MIVEVRTYKIKEGQRERFLDFFENKAVPAQRRKGMSILGPLVDLENPDVFIWLRAFPSLEERDRMISAFYDGEEWKAEMESIAMPMLAEYSVALTRMSPRFVDDLYANDNSSVEK
- a CDS encoding helix-turn-helix domain-containing protein — translated: MATARRQNPVSDCPLTAALAAMGGKWKLIIIYWLAESTRHFAALRKLMPAISQKVLTEQLRELIADDIVRRRQTGPAPAPVRYSLTEYGRSMRPLVENVRRWGRGHIEHFDS